A genomic window from Silene latifolia isolate original U9 population chromosome Y, ASM4854445v1, whole genome shotgun sequence includes:
- the LOC141626260 gene encoding putative arabinosyltransferase ARAD1: MSFCSNKNEVYGKASFITFIFITILTISFLFMIGTVDFRSHFSPFLLSQPSNWVPPCRTLSPLRVYMYDIPRRFNVGMLRRGDSDESPVAEENLPPWPRSSGLRKQHSVEYWMMGSLLYNSNHNDSKKGDEMKMMEAIRVFDPEIAEVFFVPFFSSLSFNVYGHNMTDPVTERDKQLQADILEFLRKSKYWQRSGGRDHVIPMHHPNAFRFLRDQVKASILIVADFGRYSKSMSNLRKDVVAPYVHVVDSYTDDDAPDPFKSRTTLLFFRGRTVRKDEGVVRARLAKILVDYEDIHYERSVASEESIKLSTQGMRSSKFCLDPAGDTPSSCRLFDAIVSHCVPVIVSDQIELPFEDELDYSNFSIFFSTEEALKPGYMVEELRKVPEEKWLNMYKKLKNISHHYEFQYPPKREDGVNMLWRQIRHKVPGVTLDAHRTRRLKIPDWWDNRRMR, translated from the exons ATGAGCTTCTGCAGTAATAAAAATGAAGTGTATGGAAAAGCTTCATTCATCACCTTCATATTCATCACTATTCTAACAATCTCTTTTTTGTTCATGATCGGCACCGTCGATTTCCGATCACATTTCTCCCCTTTCCTTCTTTCTCAGCCCTCCAATTGGGTCCCACCTTGCCGGACTTTGTCTCCTTTGAGGGTTTACATGTACGACATTCCCCGGAGATTCAATGTAGGGATGCTCCGTCGTGGAGATTCCGATGAATCTCCGGTGGCGGAGGAGAATCTTCCGCCATGGCCGCGGAGTTCTGGGTTGAGGAAGCAGCATAGTGTTGAGTATTGGATGATGGGTTCTTTGCTTTATAATAGCAATCATAATGATAGTAAAAAGGGGGATGAAATGAAGATGATGGAAGCAATTAGGGTTTTTGATCCGGAGATTGCTGAAGTTTTCTTTGTGCCGTTTTTTTCGTCGTTGAGTTTTAATGTTTATGGCCATAATATGACTGATCCTGTTACTGAGCGTGATAAGCAACTCCAG GCTGATATACTAGAGTTTCTGAGGAAGTCCAAATACTGGCAAAGGTCTGGAGGTCGAGACCATGTCATCCCTATGCATCACCCAAATGCTTTCAGGTTTTTGCGCGATCAGGTCAAGGCATCAATCCTCATTGTGGCAGATTTCGGCCGTTACTCGAAAAGCATGTCAAACCTGAGGAAAGACGTTGTTGCTCCATATGTTCATGTTGTAGATTCATATACAGACGATGATGCGCCAGATCCCTTTAAATCTCGCACCACTCTTTTGTTTTTCCGTGGAAGGACTGTGAGAAAAGAT GAAGGTGTTGTTCGTGCTAGATTGGCAAAGATCCTTGTTGATTATGAAGATATACATTATGAACGGAGCGTTGCATCAGAGGAAAGCATCAAATTG TCGACACAGGGCATGCGTTCATCAAAGTTCTGCCTAGACCCAGCTGGGGACACCCCTTCATCATGTCGTCTATTTGATGCTATAGTGAGCCATTGTGTGCCCGTGATTGTTAGTGACCAAATCGAGCTCCCATTTGAGGACGAGCTTGACTATTCCAACTTCTCCATCTTCTTCTCTACTGAAGAAGCATTAAAACCAGGTTACATGGTGGAGGAGCTTCGTAAAGTTCCAGAAGAAAAATGGCTTAACATGTATAAGAAGCTGAAGAACATCTCCCATCATTATGAGTTTCAGTACCCCCCAAAGCGAGAGGATGGCGTCAATATGTTATGGAGGCAAATTAGGCATAAGGTTCCGGGTGTAACACTTGATGCTCATAGAACCCGAAGATTAAAAATCCCAGATTGGTGGGATAACAGGAGAATGAGATAG